The following proteins are encoded in a genomic region of Comamonas resistens:
- a CDS encoding TolC family protein, with protein MKPLLPVWVAALLLAGAAQAQSYLPPEAAVRQAVEQSPTVQAADAARRGTQARADGLRAGPHETVVRAIGQRRWVRDGSGQRFGEGQIAIERPLRLWGKSEADAELADATLATGRVAAQDARHETARQLLTLWFAALRASQARQAAQDNASAAAELARITERRLRAGDAARLEAELAAAEQARMQAALAAAEATETAALAELQARFPGLCPQRCAPAEAPVALPEPPTQPAAPSVTQMRAHYIEHSHEYLLAQAEEALALRQARRTDLERHPDPTVGVFATSERGGAERLAGVSLSLPLGSVHRETQAAAALADADAALSRRLAAERRLGAEFDVLWSLLGGKRAAAQAQARAAALQRSAADRALRAYRAGESGLSELLAVRRVLADALLAERLARSEALESDSRLRLDLHELWDFDD; from the coding sequence ATGAAACCTCTGCTGCCTGTCTGGGTTGCGGCCCTGCTGCTGGCGGGCGCGGCCCAGGCCCAGAGCTATCTGCCGCCCGAGGCTGCGGTGCGCCAGGCCGTGGAGCAGTCCCCCACGGTGCAGGCCGCCGATGCGGCCCGGCGCGGCACCCAGGCCAGAGCCGACGGCCTGCGCGCCGGCCCGCATGAGACCGTGGTGCGCGCCATAGGCCAGCGCCGCTGGGTGCGCGATGGCTCGGGTCAGCGCTTTGGCGAAGGTCAGATCGCCATCGAACGCCCGCTGCGCCTATGGGGCAAATCCGAGGCCGATGCCGAGCTTGCCGACGCCACCCTGGCCACGGGCCGCGTGGCCGCGCAGGACGCACGCCACGAAACCGCGCGCCAGTTGCTGACGCTGTGGTTTGCGGCGCTGCGCGCGAGCCAGGCCCGCCAGGCCGCGCAGGACAATGCGAGCGCGGCCGCGGAGCTGGCGCGCATTACCGAGCGCCGCCTGCGCGCGGGCGATGCAGCCCGGCTGGAGGCCGAACTAGCCGCGGCCGAGCAGGCTCGCATGCAGGCCGCGCTGGCGGCCGCCGAGGCGACGGAAACCGCGGCCCTGGCAGAGCTGCAGGCACGCTTTCCCGGCCTATGCCCGCAGCGCTGCGCGCCCGCCGAAGCCCCGGTCGCCTTGCCCGAGCCGCCGACCCAGCCAGCGGCACCGTCTGTGACCCAGATGCGCGCCCACTATATAGAGCACAGCCATGAGTACCTGCTGGCCCAGGCCGAGGAAGCGCTGGCACTGCGCCAGGCCCGCCGCACCGACCTGGAGCGCCACCCCGACCCCACGGTCGGCGTGTTTGCCACCAGCGAGCGCGGCGGCGCCGAGCGCCTTGCCGGTGTCAGCCTGAGCCTGCCGCTGGGTTCCGTCCACCGCGAAACCCAGGCCGCTGCGGCCCTAGCCGATGCCGACGCAGCCCTGTCGCGCCGCCTGGCCGCCGAGCGGCGCCTGGGCGCGGAGTTCGATGTGCTCTGGAGCCTGCTGGGCGGCAAGCGTGCGGCGGCCCAGGCCCAGGCCCGGGCCGCCGCGCTGCAGCGCAGCGCTGCCGACCGCGCGCTGCGCGCCTACCGTGCCGGTGAATCGGGCTTGAGCGAGCTGCTGGCCGTGCGCCGCGTGCTGGCCGACGCGCTGCTGGCCGAGCGCCTGGCGCGCAGCGAGGCGCTGGAGAGCGACAGCCGCCTGCGACTGGATCTGCACGAGCTCTGGGACTTCGACGATTGA
- a CDS encoding cytochrome b: MTRSDNYPRPLVLLHWLVFAAAALAVAAIEIKGFFPKGSPERAQMTLWHESFGLAVLLLMTLRLMVRASVKVPPLPPGPRWMELSAQAMHWLLYLLMLAMPVLGVLALAWSGKPVPFFGASWTLPLTVDVPLGRSLKNIHEAGANLVFAAVGLHAAAALWHQFVLKDGLLRRMK, from the coding sequence ATGACCCGTTCAGACAACTACCCCCGCCCCCTGGTGCTGCTGCACTGGCTGGTCTTTGCCGCGGCCGCACTGGCTGTGGCGGCCATAGAAATCAAGGGCTTTTTCCCCAAAGGCTCGCCCGAGCGCGCGCAGATGACTCTCTGGCACGAAAGCTTCGGCCTCGCCGTGCTGCTGCTTATGACGCTGCGCCTGATGGTGCGCGCCAGCGTCAAAGTGCCGCCGCTTCCGCCCGGCCCGCGCTGGATGGAGCTCTCAGCCCAGGCCATGCACTGGCTGCTGTACCTGCTGATGTTGGCCATGCCGGTGCTGGGCGTGCTGGCCCTGGCCTGGTCGGGCAAGCCCGTACCCTTCTTCGGAGCGTCCTGGACGCTGCCGCTGACGGTGGATGTGCCGCTGGGCCGCAGCCTCAAGAATATCCACGAGGCGGGCGCCAACCTGGTGTTCGCCGCCGTGGGCCTGCATGCGGCGGCCGCACTATGGCATCAGTTCGTGCTCAAGGACGGGCTGCTGCGCCGCATGAAATAA
- a CDS encoding efflux RND transporter permease subunit: protein MLARLIDFSLRQRALVLLAALALALAGARAYVHLPIDAFPDISPTQVKVILKVPGMTPEEVEQRVSTPVEQELLGLPHKTIVRSVSKYGISDVTVDFAEGTDVYWARQQVSERLAGIQRELPATAEGGLAPITTPLGEMFMFTIDGEGYSLAERRRVLDWVIRPALRTVAGVADVNALGGAVRGYEVIPDPARLRARGVTLDQLRQALEANNRNDGAGRLDRGEEHWVVRVEGGVRGLEDLRAIVVEPAREGRAAATVGDVATVRLGEATRNGAVSRDGQGEAVEGLVLGLRGVDARSLVEAVQARLDELAPRLPRGMSTQVFYNRGELVSRAAGTVVRALVEASLLVVVTLYLFLGGVRAALVVAATLPLSMLATFLLMHYVGLTANLMSLGGLAIALGMLVDASVVVVENIETALAHRPDGATPAQPADRLALIRDAVSAVSAPMLAGVSIIAIVFLPLLTLQGLEGKLFSPVALTIVLALGASVLIAFTVVPALASLLLRAHAGDAPWLMRKLGHGFARLQLWSLAHRPMVFGIAVAALAAAAALYLSVGKTFMPTMDEGDLIVQLQKAPSVSLAASLDMDRRVQQALLREVPEIRSIVARTGSDDLGLDPMGLNETDTFLVLKPRAEWRGSKEDIAVAIRRVLEGFPGLIYGFTQPIEMRVSEMLTGTRGDVAIKIFGADLAKIDAAAQAIAASMRAVPGASEVIAPSNSGVQYLQVVLNRAAVGQSGFSGDALQAQLRVLVEGERIGIVPEGMVRTPLLLRGGTALRQSPEGLAGLLVTAPDSTNWPLTSLATLAAQDGPVRIDHEDGARFAVVQVNVEGRDLAGFVREAQAAVAKDASLKDLRIVWGGQFENQQRAAARLALVVPLALAAIFVLLVLTFRSPRQALLVIANIPFALVGGMAALRAAGEYLSVPASVGFIALLGIAVLNGVVLVSHFNALLAGGMELTRAVRQGVRDRLRPVLMTACITALGMVPLLLASGPGSEIQRPLAVVVAGGLVSSTALTLLLLPLLFERFGVPRAAKESQK, encoded by the coding sequence ATGCTGGCCAGACTGATCGATTTCTCGCTGCGCCAGCGGGCTCTGGTGCTGCTTGCGGCCCTGGCGCTGGCGCTGGCCGGCGCCAGGGCCTATGTCCATCTGCCCATTGACGCTTTCCCCGACATCTCGCCCACCCAGGTCAAGGTGATCCTCAAGGTGCCGGGCATGACGCCCGAGGAGGTGGAGCAGCGCGTCTCCACGCCCGTGGAGCAGGAACTGCTGGGCCTGCCACACAAGACCATTGTGCGCTCGGTCTCCAAGTACGGCATCAGCGACGTGACGGTGGACTTCGCCGAGGGCACGGACGTGTACTGGGCACGCCAGCAGGTGTCCGAACGGCTGGCAGGCATACAGCGCGAGCTGCCGGCCACGGCCGAAGGCGGGCTGGCCCCCATCACCACGCCGCTGGGCGAGATGTTCATGTTCACCATTGATGGCGAGGGCTACTCTCTGGCCGAGCGTCGGCGCGTGCTGGACTGGGTGATACGCCCCGCCCTGCGCACCGTGGCCGGCGTGGCCGATGTGAACGCACTCGGCGGTGCGGTGCGCGGCTACGAGGTGATTCCCGACCCGGCCCGGTTGCGTGCGCGCGGCGTGACACTAGACCAGTTACGCCAGGCGCTCGAAGCCAACAACCGCAATGACGGTGCAGGCCGCCTGGACCGCGGCGAGGAGCACTGGGTGGTGCGCGTGGAAGGCGGGGTGCGCGGGCTTGAAGACCTGCGCGCCATCGTGGTCGAGCCTGCCCGGGAGGGACGCGCCGCGGCCACCGTGGGCGATGTGGCCACGGTGCGACTGGGCGAGGCCACGCGCAACGGCGCCGTGAGCCGCGACGGCCAGGGCGAGGCCGTCGAGGGGCTGGTGCTGGGCCTGCGCGGCGTGGATGCGCGCAGCCTGGTCGAGGCCGTGCAGGCCAGGCTCGACGAGCTCGCCCCGCGCCTGCCCCGGGGCATGAGCACCCAGGTGTTCTACAACCGCGGCGAGCTGGTCTCGCGCGCGGCCGGCACCGTGGTGCGCGCGCTGGTCGAGGCCAGCCTGCTCGTGGTGGTCACGCTGTACCTGTTCCTGGGCGGCGTGCGTGCCGCTCTGGTGGTGGCGGCCACGCTGCCGCTGTCCATGCTGGCCACCTTCTTGCTCATGCACTATGTGGGCCTGACCGCGAATCTGATGAGCCTGGGTGGCCTCGCCATCGCGCTGGGCATGCTGGTCGATGCCTCGGTGGTGGTGGTGGAAAACATAGAGACCGCGCTGGCGCACAGGCCCGACGGCGCAACGCCGGCACAGCCCGCAGACCGTCTGGCCCTGATCCGGGATGCCGTCTCCGCCGTATCCGCGCCCATGCTGGCCGGGGTGTCCATCATCGCCATCGTGTTCCTGCCGCTGCTCACGCTGCAGGGGCTCGAGGGCAAGCTGTTCTCCCCCGTGGCGCTGACCATAGTCCTGGCCCTGGGGGCTTCGGTACTGATAGCCTTCACCGTGGTTCCGGCGCTGGCTTCGCTGCTGCTGCGCGCCCATGCCGGCGACGCGCCCTGGCTGATGCGCAAGCTGGGCCATGGCTTTGCACGCCTGCAGCTCTGGAGCCTGGCGCACCGCCCCATGGTGTTCGGCATCGCGGTGGCGGCGCTGGCGGCCGCCGCCGCCCTGTATCTGTCGGTGGGCAAGACCTTTATGCCCACCATGGACGAGGGCGATCTCATCGTCCAGCTGCAGAAGGCGCCCTCCGTCTCGCTGGCCGCCTCGCTGGACATGGACCGGCGCGTGCAGCAGGCATTGCTCAGGGAGGTGCCCGAGATACGCTCCATCGTCGCGCGCACGGGCTCGGACGATCTGGGCCTGGACCCCATGGGCCTCAACGAGACCGACACCTTTCTGGTGCTCAAGCCGCGTGCCGAATGGCGCGGCAGCAAGGAAGACATTGCCGTCGCCATACGCCGCGTGCTCGAAGGCTTTCCGGGCCTGATCTACGGCTTTACCCAGCCCATAGAGATGCGCGTGTCCGAGATGCTGACCGGCACGCGTGGCGACGTGGCCATCAAGATCTTCGGCGCTGACCTGGCCAAGATCGATGCGGCGGCCCAGGCGATTGCGGCCAGCATGCGCGCCGTGCCCGGGGCCTCCGAGGTCATCGCGCCCAGCAACAGCGGCGTGCAATACCTGCAGGTGGTGCTCAACCGCGCCGCCGTCGGCCAGTCGGGTTTCTCCGGCGACGCCTTGCAGGCCCAGCTGCGCGTCCTGGTCGAGGGCGAGCGCATAGGCATCGTGCCCGAGGGCATGGTGCGCACGCCGCTGCTGCTGCGCGGCGGCACGGCGCTGCGCCAGTCCCCCGAAGGTCTGGCCGGCCTGCTGGTGACAGCGCCCGACAGCACGAACTGGCCGCTGACCTCGCTGGCCACGCTGGCCGCCCAGGACGGCCCGGTGCGCATAGACCACGAGGACGGCGCACGCTTTGCCGTGGTCCAGGTAAACGTCGAAGGGCGCGACCTGGCCGGCTTTGTGCGCGAGGCCCAGGCCGCCGTGGCCAAGGACGCCAGCCTCAAGGACCTACGCATCGTCTGGGGCGGCCAGTTCGAGAACCAGCAGCGCGCGGCCGCTCGGCTGGCACTGGTGGTGCCGCTGGCGCTGGCCGCCATCTTCGTGCTGCTGGTGCTCACCTTCCGCTCGCCGCGGCAGGCGCTGCTGGTCATCGCCAACATTCCGTTCGCGCTGGTGGGCGGCATGGCGGCGCTGCGCGCGGCGGGGGAATACCTGTCGGTGCCGGCCTCGGTGGGCTTTATCGCGCTGCTGGGCATTGCCGTGCTCAACGGCGTGGTGCTGGTCTCGCACTTCAACGCGCTGCTGGCGGGCGGCATGGAGCTGACCCGGGCCGTACGCCAGGGCGTGCGCGACCGCTTGCGCCCCGTGCTGATGACGGCCTGCATCACCGCACTGGGCATGGTGCCCCTGCTGCTGGCCAGCGGGCCGGGCTCGGAAATCCAGCGGCCGCTGGCCGTGGTGGTGGCCGGCGGCCTGGTCAGCTCCACGGCGCTGACCCTGTTGCTGCTGCCGCTGCTGTTCGAGCGCTTCGGCGTTCCCCGCGCAGCCAAGGAGTCTCAAAAATGA